The DNA segment ATTATTTCAAAAAGCCGATTCCTGAAATCTGGGAAGAAACCATTACCTATTTTAAAAATAAGGGGGAACATTCCGAAATACAAAAAGCGGAACAAAATCCAAGACATAAAATGGCACTGGTTTTCCGCTGGTACTTTGGCTACAGCATGCGGCTTTCCCTTGCGGGAAATAAAGATCAGCAGGTTAATTTCCAGGTCCATTGTGGTCCGGCGCTTGGTGCTTTTAACCAGTGGGTAAAAGGAACAACACTGGAAAGCTGGCGGAACCGTCATGTAGACGAAATCGGGGTGAAAATGATGGAGGAGTCGGCCAGCCTCCTGGAGAACATGTATCAATCCTTTAAATCTTAGCGCCTTTATAAAACATTTCAAAATTCTAAAATCATGAACAATCAACCTATCCCCAGGCTCCGTAAAACAGCACAGCTTCAGATTAAAGAACACCTAAAAAAGAATACTCCGTTTGTTTTGTTGCCCGAGAGCAATTGGGAAACAAAGAGAGACGAGTTTCTGGAAAGGCTGGAAAGTTTCCCCCTTACCTTACTGAGGTACCATAAGACAGATCCCGCAGCGACCAGAAACAATGCGACTTATCTGAAAACTAGTTATTCGGCAATTGTTAAAAATATGGATGCTTATAAAAAGAGTCCCGATTATACCTATAATGTAGCCTCCGATATCAGAAATCTTGGGCAGGATATCGGGAAATCTGTATTTGAACAATTTGCACCGGATGTGGTGTCTTATTCAGTTTTAGAAGAAATCAATTTCTGGGTCAATTTTGGAGGAGACCCCAGTGGTTTACATTATGATGTTTATGACAATTTTAATTTTCAGCTTTCCGGGAAGAAAGTATTTTATATTGCTCCGCCGGGCTGGAAAAAATATCATGCTAAAAAGGTTTCTACCTTTCAGGGGCACACTTCTTCGTATGGTAATATCCGGAACCTGCGGGAGAATGCTTCCGACAGGGAGGTTCAGGAGCAGCTCAATGAGTTTAGTGAAGTAGAATTGAATTGCGGAGAGTTGCTGTACCTGCCCACTTGCTGGTGGCATGAGGTACATGCCAAGGATAGTCTGAATACCAACGTTAATTTCTGGTGGAGGAATGAGTCAAAATTACTGTTTAAGTTTTTGCCTCAGCTCTATACTTCTTTGTGGACCTACGCTTACCGGAAGGCGAAAGGAATATGATCAACGAATTTAAAATCGCATTTCTATTTTCCGGTCAGGGGAGCCAGATCCGGTGTATGGGGCAGAAACTCTTTGACCATCATCCCGTTTTCCGGACGAGTATGGAGCACAGTCATGCGATTGTTCAGCAACAGTTGAACAGGAATTTAATCGATGAGTTGTACCATAGCGGAACTGCTGTTTTTGATGATATACTGGTCACCCATCCGGCGATCGTTGCGGTTGAACTTGCGATGTACGAATTGATGAAGGAACTGGATATTACCTGCGACTATGTCTTGGGGAACAGTCTTGGAGAGTTTGCTGCCGGTGTAGTGGCGGGAATATGGACTGCCGATAACGCTCTGGAGATGGCGATTGAGCAGGCAAAATCAATCAGCAGAAGTAACGATACCGGTGTCATGTTGTCCATTATCTGTGCAAAAGACAAAATTTCGAAAGCTTTGCTGGATAGGCATGGTCTTTTTCTGGCAACGGATAATTTTGACGGGCATTTTACCGTTTCCGGTTCGTCTTTACATCTGGATTCATTTCTATCGGGACTGGATCAGCAGAGAATTCAATATGTACAACTTCCTGTTAAATATCCTTTTCATTCTCCGCTCATTGAAATGGGCTGCAAGACCTTTGACTATTCGCTTGCTCATCTTGGCGCATTTCCGGATCCCGGGCCTTGTTTTATTTCAGGTTTAAAAGGCGAAGGCCTCAGTTCCATGCCCCAGAGCTATTTTTCAGACATTGCAAGGGGCTATATTGATTTTCCAAAGGCCGTTAATTATATGGAGCAGATGGATGGTCCTTTTCTGTACATTGACCTCGGTCCTTCAGGAACGCTGGCTACTTTTGTCAAGTATAATCTGCCTCTTTCATCGGCATCGAAGAGTATTCCCATCATGACACCCTACAAAAGAGAAGTGGAGCAGCTGGACAAACTTGCCCGGATTTTAAATTTAATCCCGGATTAGCTTCTTTTGTTTTATATATTTAGCCGACTTAGCAACAAATTGAAATGAGTGATGGCCTTCTCTTGTTAAACAGAACTGATCGGACTTTTAGAGCTGGATTTTGTATTATAAAAGAAAATTTACCAGGTTTAAGTCAATATTTTAAGGTTCTTCATCCGAATGAACGGGCTTATCTTGATTCTTTGAGATTTGATCGGCGCCGAGCCAGTTATTTACTTGGCAGGGTAGCTGCAAAACATGCCATTTCAAGGCTGGAGGAAGGAGTGGGGATGGATGCCATATTTATTGATTCCGGTATTTTTCAGTTTCCTGTGGTAAAAAGTAAGCTCTTGTCGAATGTTCAGGTTAGCATTACGCATTGTGATGACCTGGGGCTTGCACTGGCATTTCCGGAAGATCATCCTTTGGCTGTCGATATTGAAAAAATTGACGTTGCTCAGGCGGAGGCCTTCGAAAGTCAGCTGACTGCTGGAGAGCTCCGGTTAATTGCTCATACTGAGCCGGATTCTCTGATCGGTTGTGTAACGGTATGGACCATAAAGGAGGCCCTGTCCAAAGTCTTAAAAACTGGTTTTATGATTGATTTTAAAGTGCTGGAAATCCAGTCGCTCGAAAAATCCGGTCATTGCTATACCAGTGAATTTATCCATTGCGCACAATATAAGGCGATTTCCTGCAGGCATGGCGATTATATTTGTTCCATTGTCCTTCCAAAGCAGACTTCCTGTGATTTAAATGATTTCTGGCTTGCTTTTAAAGAAGTTGCCGGAATGCCTTCCGCGCCATCTGAATAGATTTTTATTTTATAAGCACCAAAGATAATAAAAGAACTATTTGAATTGTTGATTATTATAGTCTTAGTGTTATAGGGATATATCTTCAATTCCCTGCTTCAATTCGGCAAGCATCGTGTCTATCGCCTGAATTTTCTTTTTGTTCTTGTAATATTTGCTCCAGAGGCTAAAGCCAACAACATAAAGGGTATTAACACCTATAGCGGTCAGGGTAAACAATAGTGTCCCCCGTCTTGTGATCTCGATGATATACATTGTTATTGCAAGCCAGAGTAGAAGATTGTAAATCCAAATATAGATGGTTAACGTTTTGCGTTGCCATTCTAGTTTTTTTACCTGGTGCTGCAGATATTCGATACTTGATACCCCAAGATCTTGTGTTTTAAAGCTATAACTTTTCCAGGCAACAATTAAGGCCAGGATCATTAAACTAGAAATAGCTGCAATACTTAGGTCGAACGGCCAGCGATATTTATTTTGAAAACTTAAATAAATCCACCCGATCACGCTAAAAGTCAGGAGGAAGCAGATACTCATAACTACGTT comes from the Pedobacter sp. FW305-3-2-15-E-R2A2 genome and includes:
- a CDS encoding cupin-like domain-containing protein, with the translated sequence MNNQPIPRLRKTAQLQIKEHLKKNTPFVLLPESNWETKRDEFLERLESFPLTLLRYHKTDPAATRNNATYLKTSYSAIVKNMDAYKKSPDYTYNVASDIRNLGQDIGKSVFEQFAPDVVSYSVLEEINFWVNFGGDPSGLHYDVYDNFNFQLSGKKVFYIAPPGWKKYHAKKVSTFQGHTSSYGNIRNLRENASDREVQEQLNEFSEVELNCGELLYLPTCWWHEVHAKDSLNTNVNFWWRNESKLLFKFLPQLYTSLWTYAYRKAKGI
- a CDS encoding 4'-phosphopantetheinyl transferase superfamily protein; translated protein: MRFDRRRASYLLGRVAAKHAISRLEEGVGMDAIFIDSGIFQFPVVKSKLLSNVQVSITHCDDLGLALAFPEDHPLAVDIEKIDVAQAEAFESQLTAGELRLIAHTEPDSLIGCVTVWTIKEALSKVLKTGFMIDFKVLEIQSLEKSGHCYTSEFIHCAQYKAISCRHGDYICSIVLPKQTSCDLNDFWLAFKEVAGMPSAPSE
- a CDS encoding acyltransferase domain-containing protein produces the protein MDLRLPEGERNMINEFKIAFLFSGQGSQIRCMGQKLFDHHPVFRTSMEHSHAIVQQQLNRNLIDELYHSGTAVFDDILVTHPAIVAVELAMYELMKELDITCDYVLGNSLGEFAAGVVAGIWTADNALEMAIEQAKSISRSNDTGVMLSIICAKDKISKALLDRHGLFLATDNFDGHFTVSGSSLHLDSFLSGLDQQRIQYVQLPVKYPFHSPLIEMGCKTFDYSLAHLGAFPDPGPCFISGLKGEGLSSMPQSYFSDIARGYIDFPKAVNYMEQMDGPFLYIDLGPSGTLATFVKYNLPLSSASKSIPIMTPYKREVEQLDKLARILNLIPD